One Tunturibacter gelidoferens genomic region harbors:
- the hisD gene encoding histidinol dehydrogenase produces MKLVKTFGRGKDAADALIESLERRGAVNTARVEPVVRRILATVRKGGDRALAKYAVEFDGLAKGQTLLVSRDEMKEAWDSTAPALQAAMMVARGNILAFAEAQLPQEWTISPVDGVRTGQIVRPLGSVGCYVPGGRYPLPSTLLMTVIPAQVAGVERIVVCSPKPAKETMAAAWLAGVTEFYRVGGAQAIAAMAYGTTTIERVDKIVGPGNLYVTAAKILASDECGIDMPAGPTEIVVTSESGNAAGIAADLVAQAEHDPETLAVLITSKEELAKAVEAEVKLRTRENEIAKQSLAARGCLFVTASVRGAQELTNRLAPEHLTVDSEADLKWVQNAGSVFVGAFAPQSMGDYVSGPNHVLPTGRFGRVRGGLSVVDFVKVITMQQYTKTGLKKLGPHAIALAEAEGLKGHAESVRVRMK; encoded by the coding sequence ATGAAGCTGGTAAAGACGTTTGGCCGCGGCAAAGATGCGGCAGATGCATTGATCGAATCGCTGGAGCGGCGAGGGGCTGTGAACACGGCGCGCGTGGAGCCAGTGGTGCGACGCATTCTCGCAACGGTGCGCAAGGGCGGCGATCGGGCGTTGGCGAAGTATGCGGTAGAGTTCGATGGGCTTGCGAAGGGTCAGACGTTGTTGGTGTCGCGGGATGAGATGAAGGAGGCCTGGGATTCGACTGCACCGGCACTGCAAGCGGCGATGATGGTGGCGCGAGGAAATATTCTTGCATTCGCCGAGGCGCAGCTGCCGCAGGAGTGGACGATCTCCCCGGTGGATGGAGTGAGGACGGGGCAGATCGTGCGGCCGTTGGGCAGCGTTGGCTGCTATGTGCCGGGAGGGCGCTATCCACTGCCTTCGACGCTGTTGATGACAGTGATTCCTGCGCAAGTCGCTGGGGTGGAACGGATTGTGGTGTGTTCGCCGAAGCCCGCAAAAGAGACAATGGCTGCGGCATGGCTCGCCGGGGTAACGGAGTTTTATCGGGTGGGCGGAGCGCAGGCGATTGCAGCTATGGCTTACGGCACGACTACTATTGAGCGAGTCGATAAGATTGTTGGGCCGGGAAATCTTTATGTGACTGCGGCCAAAATCCTGGCTTCGGATGAATGCGGGATCGATATGCCGGCTGGCCCAACGGAGATTGTGGTAACCAGTGAAAGCGGAAACGCGGCGGGGATCGCGGCAGATCTGGTTGCGCAGGCAGAGCATGACCCGGAGACGTTGGCTGTTCTGATTACGAGCAAGGAAGAGCTGGCGAAGGCTGTTGAGGCAGAGGTGAAGTTGCGGACGCGAGAGAATGAGATCGCGAAGCAGTCACTGGCGGCGCGCGGATGCTTATTTGTGACCGCCTCAGTACGCGGAGCTCAGGAGCTAACGAACCGACTCGCGCCAGAGCATTTAACCGTCGATTCGGAGGCGGATCTGAAGTGGGTTCAGAACGCTGGATCTGTTTTTGTCGGAGCGTTCGCGCCGCAGTCGATGGGTGATTACGTCTCAGGACCGAATCATGTATTGCCGACCGGGCGCTTCGGCCGAGTCCGAGGTGGATTGAGTGTGGTGGATTTTGTAAA
- the hisG gene encoding ATP phosphoribosyltransferase, with amino-acid sequence MSETKRLKLGIPKGSLQDATIALFERAGWRIFANGRSYFPSIDDAEIECMLVRAQEMARYVEHGALDAGLTGNDWVLENETDVEYVTSLTYSKQSRQKVKWVLAVPEDSPFQKPEDLAGKIIATELVEFTKRYFAGKKIPVTVEFSWGATEVKPPTLADAIVEVTETGSSLRANRLRIIETLMESETQLIANKTAYKDAWKREKIENISLMLNAAIAAQGRVGLMLNARKADLEKIVGELPALNSPTVSQLSDQEWVALNTILDEALVREVIPKLKAAGATGIVEYPLSKVVL; translated from the coding sequence GTGAGCGAAACGAAGCGGTTGAAGCTGGGAATACCGAAGGGCAGTCTGCAGGACGCGACGATTGCGCTGTTTGAACGCGCTGGGTGGAGGATCTTCGCTAACGGGCGGAGCTACTTCCCTTCTATCGATGATGCGGAGATTGAATGCATGCTGGTGCGGGCGCAGGAGATGGCGCGGTATGTGGAGCATGGGGCGCTGGATGCCGGGCTGACGGGTAATGACTGGGTGCTAGAGAATGAGACGGACGTGGAGTACGTCACGAGTCTGACTTACTCGAAACAAAGCCGTCAGAAGGTGAAGTGGGTCCTGGCGGTGCCGGAAGACTCACCGTTCCAGAAGCCGGAGGACCTTGCGGGGAAGATTATTGCTACTGAGCTGGTTGAGTTTACGAAGCGGTACTTTGCCGGGAAGAAGATTCCTGTGACGGTGGAGTTTAGCTGGGGCGCGACCGAGGTGAAACCTCCTACTCTGGCTGATGCGATTGTCGAGGTGACCGAGACAGGGTCGTCGTTGCGCGCGAATCGGCTGCGGATTATCGAGACGCTGATGGAGAGCGAGACCCAGTTGATTGCAAATAAAACGGCGTACAAAGATGCCTGGAAGCGGGAGAAGATTGAGAATATCTCCCTGATGCTGAATGCCGCGATTGCTGCACAGGGACGAGTTGGTTTGATGTTGAATGCGCGGAAGGCCGATTTGGAGAAGATCGTTGGTGAGTTGCCTGCGTTGAACTCGCCGACAGTATCGCAGTTGAGCGATCAGGAATGGGTCGCGTTGAATACGATTTTGGATGAAGCTTTGGTGCGCGAGGTGATTCCTAAGCTTAAAGCTGCAGGTGCTACCGGCATTGTTGAGTATCCGCTGAGTAAGGTTGTGCTGTAA
- the hisI gene encoding phosphoribosyl-AMP cyclohydrolase, with translation MVNTVKIDFAKMDGLVPGIVQDAKTGEMLMLGFLNEVSYAKTLESGFVTFWSRTRQKLWMKGETSGNRLRVIEASTDCDNDALLFKVEVEGDGLVCHEGTVSCFTKNIAMEAK, from the coding sequence ATGGTGAATACAGTGAAGATAGATTTTGCGAAGATGGATGGCCTTGTCCCGGGTATCGTTCAGGATGCGAAGACGGGCGAGATGCTGATGCTCGGTTTTTTGAATGAGGTCAGCTACGCGAAGACGCTGGAATCTGGATTTGTCACTTTCTGGAGCCGGACGCGGCAGAAGCTTTGGATGAAGGGTGAGACCAGCGGTAATCGGCTGCGGGTGATCGAGGCGTCGACCGACTGCGACAACGATGCGCTTTTGTTCAAAGTTGAAGTCGAGGGCGATGGGTTGGTTTGTCACGAGGGTACAGTGAGCTGCTTTACGAAAAATATTGCGATGGAGGCGAAGTGA
- a CDS encoding ComEA family DNA-binding protein — protein MLTLRHKLLAAALLLFVAPVFSVAQASKAGTPAAAAAAAPLDINTATADQLKAFPGIGDAYSKRIIDGRPYTAKNQLVTKGVLPKATYDKIKDQIIASHPKK, from the coding sequence ATGCTCACTCTTCGCCACAAACTTCTCGCCGCCGCGCTCCTGCTCTTCGTCGCCCCGGTCTTCTCGGTTGCCCAGGCCTCCAAAGCAGGCACGCCAGCCGCCGCCGCAGCCGCCGCGCCGCTCGACATCAACACCGCCACCGCTGACCAGCTCAAGGCCTTCCCAGGCATCGGCGATGCTTACTCGAAACGCATCATCGACGGACGCCCCTACACCGCAAAGAATCAGCTCGTCACCAAGGGCGTCCTCCCCAAGGCCACTTACGACAAGATTAAGGACCAGATCATCGCCAGCCACCCCAAAAAATAG
- a CDS encoding PP2C family protein-serine/threonine phosphatase — protein sequence MPQRSARLQYFLLAVVAALALLHAYGAAIRDFNVFVHGQSIVRAPFESGARLATTTNLREEALAAGIKPFDTILTINGQPYTSRSMLLGQIRRASPGDPMTITYRHGSDAAIESTSIRLAAPQSQKLSPFQISVNVVFAVLPFFCLLIGLWVVFARPRNLNAWLILGILCYFDALIINPTLIVGPYLLPLALTWNIVAQAAMPICLMFFGVYFPDRSQTDIKFPWVKWVIAIPLILLCSTDFIANYGDMWSFASISWFVPYMYPVNVTENVLSAIAICWFFLNLGPKIGQATGDARRRLRVLLVGTSVGLTPLFLLLAVSIFRESDVGQGIPEWVNISVFLTLLMFPLSLAYVVVVQRAMDLRIIIRQGTRYAFARESLTVVRVGLAIWLAFSLNDFFRHPDHQRNDIIRILCIIGVFFAFRFVVSKRLQQMIDQRFFREAYSTEQLLSELSDEARNFTEVAPLLETITRRLSSTLHIDRIAVFLRSGDTYHLQLATGMAMPAAGGPQFFSLPAASTTITTLSRAKAPANVYRDDPSSWLIDATDAERNALNDLSTELLVPLPGRTRLAGVIALGPKSSEEPYTKTDRQLLQTIASQTGLALENAELLQNLTTEVAQRERISREIEIAREVQERLFPQTYPKLSGVDLAGFCRPAQVVGGDYYDFFLLPSDSIADSRLALALGDVSGKGISAALLMASLRASLRSIAGLQQSDLATLISNVNKLVYESSTANRYATFFYAEYDPINHLLTYVNAGHNPPYVLRGTETIVLEPTGTVVGLLLDAEYSQATLQLHPGDVLLAFTDGISEAMNHDEEEWGEDNMLASARQLLNRPECTTTADQLLTCIFDAADKFTAGAPQHDDMTLLVCTISRTATNN from the coding sequence ATGCCCCAGAGATCCGCACGCCTCCAGTATTTTCTTCTCGCCGTCGTAGCCGCACTTGCGCTTCTGCATGCGTACGGTGCTGCTATTCGCGACTTCAACGTTTTCGTGCACGGCCAGTCCATCGTTCGAGCCCCGTTCGAAAGCGGCGCGCGCCTGGCGACCACGACCAACCTCCGCGAAGAGGCTCTTGCCGCAGGTATCAAACCTTTCGACACCATCCTCACTATCAACGGCCAGCCGTACACCAGTCGCAGTATGCTTCTCGGCCAAATCCGTCGCGCCTCGCCGGGCGACCCAATGACAATCACCTACCGCCACGGCTCTGACGCAGCAATCGAATCAACCAGCATCCGACTAGCCGCGCCTCAGTCCCAGAAGCTCTCGCCCTTCCAAATCTCAGTCAACGTCGTATTCGCCGTATTGCCTTTCTTCTGTCTTCTCATCGGTTTGTGGGTGGTCTTCGCTCGTCCGAGAAATTTAAATGCCTGGCTAATTCTGGGGATCCTCTGCTACTTCGACGCTCTTATCATCAACCCGACCCTGATCGTCGGACCCTACCTCCTTCCCCTCGCCTTGACCTGGAATATCGTGGCGCAGGCGGCAATGCCGATCTGCCTTATGTTCTTTGGGGTCTACTTTCCTGATCGCTCACAAACCGATATCAAGTTCCCCTGGGTCAAATGGGTCATAGCGATTCCCCTCATCCTCCTCTGCTCCACGGATTTCATCGCCAACTACGGCGACATGTGGAGCTTCGCTTCGATCTCCTGGTTCGTTCCTTACATGTACCCCGTCAACGTTACGGAAAATGTCTTGAGCGCCATCGCAATCTGTTGGTTCTTCTTAAATCTCGGTCCAAAGATCGGGCAAGCCACCGGAGATGCCCGTCGCCGCCTCCGCGTTCTCTTAGTCGGAACTTCGGTCGGACTCACCCCACTGTTTCTCCTCCTTGCGGTATCCATCTTTCGCGAAAGCGACGTTGGACAGGGAATCCCTGAGTGGGTCAATATCTCCGTCTTCCTCACTCTTCTTATGTTCCCGCTCTCGCTCGCCTACGTTGTCGTCGTACAGCGTGCAATGGATCTTCGCATCATCATCCGCCAGGGAACCCGCTACGCCTTCGCCCGCGAATCTCTTACGGTGGTACGAGTTGGACTCGCCATTTGGTTGGCCTTCTCCCTCAACGACTTCTTCAGGCACCCCGACCATCAACGCAACGACATTATTCGCATTCTCTGCATCATCGGAGTCTTCTTCGCCTTCCGCTTCGTCGTCTCCAAACGTCTGCAACAGATGATCGACCAGCGCTTCTTCCGCGAGGCTTACTCCACCGAGCAGCTTCTCTCCGAGCTATCCGACGAAGCCCGCAACTTCACCGAAGTAGCTCCGCTCCTCGAAACCATCACACGCCGCCTCAGTTCAACCCTGCACATCGACCGCATCGCCGTCTTCCTCCGCTCCGGCGATACCTATCATCTCCAACTAGCCACCGGAATGGCCATGCCCGCCGCTGGTGGACCCCAGTTCTTCTCTCTCCCGGCCGCCTCGACCACCATCACCACGCTCAGCCGGGCTAAAGCCCCCGCCAATGTCTATCGCGACGACCCTTCCAGCTGGCTCATCGACGCCACCGACGCCGAACGCAACGCCCTCAACGACCTGTCCACTGAGCTCCTCGTCCCGCTACCCGGCCGCACTCGCCTCGCCGGAGTCATCGCCCTCGGCCCCAAAAGCTCCGAGGAGCCCTACACCAAAACCGACCGCCAGCTCCTCCAGACCATCGCCTCCCAAACCGGCCTCGCCCTCGAAAACGCCGAGCTCCTCCAAAACCTCACCACCGAAGTAGCCCAGCGCGAACGCATCTCTCGCGAGATCGAGATCGCCCGCGAGGTCCAGGAGCGCCTCTTCCCGCAGACCTATCCCAAACTCTCAGGGGTAGATCTCGCAGGATTCTGCCGCCCCGCTCAGGTTGTCGGAGGCGACTACTACGACTTCTTCCTCCTCCCTTCAGACTCAATCGCAGACTCCCGTCTAGCCCTCGCCCTCGGCGACGTCTCTGGCAAAGGGATCTCCGCCGCGCTCCTCATGGCAAGCCTCCGAGCCAGTCTTCGCAGCATAGCCGGCCTGCAGCAGAGCGATCTCGCCACGCTCATCTCGAATGTCAACAAACTCGTCTATGAGTCCTCCACGGCTAACCGCTACGCCACCTTCTTCTACGCCGAATACGATCCGATCAACCATCTCCTCACCTACGTCAACGCCGGCCACAACCCTCCCTACGTCCTCCGCGGCACCGAAACCATCGTCCTCGAACCCACCGGAACCGTAGTCGGCCTCCTCCTCGACGCCGAATACTCCCAAGCGACGCTCCAACTGCATCCCGGTGACGTCCTCCTCGCCTTCACCGACGGCATCTCCGAAGCCATGAACCACGATGAAGAAGAGTGGGGCGAAGACAACATGCTTGCATCGGCCCGCCAACTCCTCAACCGCCCGGAGTGCACCACAACCGCTGACCAACTCCTCACCTGCATCTTCGACGCTGCCGACAAATTCACCGCCGGGGCTCCGCAGCACGACGACATGACCCTCCTCGTCTGCACCATCAGCCGCACAGCTACCAATAATTGA
- a CDS encoding DUF4397 domain-containing protein — protein MFNLIHLVRPVARVAAAIAILLTLSGCGAIVNTAPAPQVRVVTASPDAPRLDIYQGSNALAHNLGFGTITSYIPLSPGSDTIAANTAGTRQLLSISRMNFASSGQYTVLIGSTAASMQQLTLTDQSQPAPPGQIALRFLNQATRSGAVDIYLVPAGQRLTAVAPIVTSIPFGANTGYLNIPAGAYSFVMLPAGTVPPNSSLAIYNGSQVTYSSGSAHTIILIDQQPASAPGLQVITASDFDPATN, from the coding sequence ATGTTCAATCTCATTCATCTCGTCCGACCCGTCGCTCGCGTCGCCGCGGCCATAGCGATCCTGCTCACACTTAGCGGATGCGGAGCCATCGTCAACACCGCTCCCGCACCTCAGGTTCGCGTCGTCACCGCCTCCCCTGACGCTCCCAGGCTCGACATCTATCAGGGCTCCAACGCCCTCGCTCACAATCTCGGCTTCGGCACCATCACTTCCTACATTCCGCTCTCGCCCGGCAGCGACACCATCGCTGCAAACACCGCCGGAACCAGGCAGCTTCTCTCCATATCCAGAATGAACTTCGCCTCTTCCGGCCAATACACCGTTCTCATCGGCAGCACCGCCGCCTCCATGCAACAGCTCACCCTCACCGATCAGAGCCAACCCGCACCCCCGGGCCAGATCGCGCTCCGTTTCCTCAACCAGGCCACGCGCTCGGGCGCCGTCGACATCTATCTCGTCCCCGCCGGTCAGAGACTCACCGCCGTCGCGCCCATCGTGACTAGCATTCCCTTCGGCGCGAACACCGGCTACCTCAACATCCCGGCCGGTGCCTACTCTTTCGTCATGCTGCCCGCAGGGACCGTCCCCCCCAATTCCTCTCTCGCAATCTACAACGGTTCGCAAGTCACATACTCCTCCGGCTCAGCCCACACCATCATCCTCATCGATCAACAGCCGGCCTCCGCACCGGGCCTCCAGGTCATTACCGCCAGCGACTTCGACCCCGCCACGAACTAA
- the ahcY gene encoding adenosylhomocysteinase yields the protein MATATVDKAAADYKVADISLADFGRKEIEIAEQEMPGLMSIRNKYAAGKPLAGVRVTGSLHMTIQTAVLIETMVALGANVRWASCNIFSTQDHAAAAIAAAGVPVFAWKGETLEEFWWCTNESLKFPDGKGGLLGPQLVIDDGGDVTLLIHKGVDMEKGDKWIDSPSSSTEEDVIKALLKKVHAEHPRRWRDVAKEWRGVSEETTTGVHRLYKMLEKGTLLVPAINVNDSVTKSKFDNLYGCRESLVDGIKRATDVMIAGKVAVVCGYGDVGKGSAASLRGLGARVVVTEIDPINALQAAMEGYEVTTIEETLGRGDIYVTCTGNVDIITVEHMKLMKDQAIVCNIGHFDNEIQMEPLNALKGVKKLNIKPQVDKYTFESGNSIFVLAEGRLVNLGCATGHPSFVMSNSFANQTLAQLDLWKNKDTYKIGIYILPKKLDEEVARLHLEKIGVKLTTLSKKQADYLSVPVEGPYKADHYRY from the coding sequence ATGGCGACAGCGACAGTCGATAAGGCAGCAGCGGACTACAAAGTAGCCGATATTTCTCTGGCGGATTTTGGCCGGAAGGAGATTGAGATCGCCGAGCAGGAGATGCCCGGGTTGATGTCGATCCGCAATAAGTATGCCGCGGGTAAGCCGCTGGCTGGCGTTCGCGTGACGGGCTCGCTGCATATGACGATCCAGACGGCTGTACTGATTGAGACGATGGTGGCGCTGGGCGCGAATGTGCGCTGGGCGAGCTGCAACATCTTCTCAACCCAGGACCATGCGGCGGCGGCGATTGCGGCGGCAGGCGTGCCGGTGTTTGCCTGGAAGGGCGAGACGCTGGAGGAGTTCTGGTGGTGCACGAATGAGTCGTTGAAGTTCCCTGATGGAAAGGGTGGACTGCTTGGTCCACAGCTTGTGATCGATGATGGCGGCGATGTGACGCTGCTGATCCACAAGGGCGTTGATATGGAGAAGGGCGACAAGTGGATTGACTCGCCTTCGAGCTCGACCGAAGAGGATGTGATCAAGGCTCTGTTGAAGAAGGTGCATGCCGAGCATCCGAGGCGCTGGCGGGATGTGGCGAAGGAGTGGCGCGGCGTTTCGGAAGAGACGACGACGGGCGTCCACCGGCTCTACAAGATGCTCGAGAAGGGCACCCTGCTGGTTCCGGCGATCAATGTAAACGATTCGGTTACAAAATCGAAGTTCGACAACCTGTATGGCTGCCGCGAATCGCTGGTGGATGGCATCAAGCGCGCGACTGACGTGATGATTGCGGGTAAGGTTGCAGTCGTTTGCGGATACGGCGATGTGGGCAAGGGCTCGGCTGCTTCGCTGCGTGGCCTTGGGGCGCGAGTGGTCGTAACGGAGATCGATCCGATCAATGCGCTGCAGGCTGCGATGGAAGGGTACGAGGTCACGACGATTGAAGAGACGCTGGGCCGTGGCGATATCTACGTTACCTGCACGGGCAACGTGGACATCATTACCGTTGAGCATATGAAGCTGATGAAGGACCAGGCGATTGTGTGCAACATCGGCCACTTCGACAACGAGATTCAGATGGAGCCGCTGAATGCGCTGAAGGGCGTGAAGAAGCTGAACATCAAGCCTCAGGTGGACAAGTACACGTTCGAGAGCGGCAACAGCATCTTCGTTCTGGCCGAGGGCCGGCTGGTGAACCTGGGCTGCGCGACTGGGCATCCGAGCTTTGTGATGTCGAACAGCTTTGCCAACCAGACGCTGGCGCAGCTTGATCTGTGGAAGAACAAGGATACGTACAAGATCGGGATCTACATTCTGCCGAAGAAGCTGGACGAAGAGGTTGCACGGCTGCATTTGGAGAAGATCGGCGTGAAGCTGACGACGCTCTCCAAGAAGCAGGCGGATTACCTGAGCGTTCCGGTGGAAGGACCGTACAAGGCGGATCACTACCGGTACTAA
- a CDS encoding MFS transporter, with product MSKAVPEMAVDGRALYSKITWRLIPYIFLLYIVAYLDRVNVGFAAYDLQQDLHFSNTVYGTGAGIFFLGSVLFDLPSNLMLTRVGARIWIARIMISWGVISTCMMFMHSKESFYVLRFLLGVSEAGFFPGMIIYLTYWFPTQERARAVAKFMTATSLAGVVGGPLSSYLLKLDGVGGLAGWQWLFVSEGVPTILLGISVLFVLKDGPSKAGWLRPEERTWLEGELQRDKERFGASTHHKLLDAFRLPALWVLAGVYFVSQVGVYIVNLWMPLILQSFSHGGERDAILIARYATFPYLAAAVMTVVVGWSSDRRNERRWHIAGCLTLSAVGFAWAAWAHALVVALCAMTLAAIGLWSMMGPFWTLATSMLSGTAAAGAVAILQMIGGVGGFAGPYMTGRLRDATQSFTGGLYLISAMALGAAGLALVARSKETRAIAENEH from the coding sequence ATGTCGAAAGCGGTTCCTGAGATGGCGGTGGATGGACGGGCGCTTTATTCGAAGATTACCTGGCGGCTGATTCCTTATATTTTTCTGCTTTACATTGTGGCGTATTTGGATCGGGTGAATGTGGGGTTTGCTGCTTATGATCTGCAGCAAGATCTGCACTTCAGCAATACCGTGTATGGGACGGGCGCGGGGATTTTCTTTCTTGGGTCGGTGCTGTTCGATCTGCCTAGTAATTTGATGCTGACGCGTGTTGGTGCGCGGATATGGATTGCGCGGATCATGATCTCTTGGGGCGTGATCTCGACCTGCATGATGTTTATGCACTCGAAGGAGTCGTTCTATGTGCTGCGGTTTTTACTGGGTGTGAGTGAGGCGGGATTTTTCCCGGGGATGATTATTTACCTGACGTATTGGTTTCCTACGCAGGAGCGGGCGCGGGCGGTGGCGAAGTTTATGACGGCGACTTCGCTGGCGGGAGTGGTGGGTGGGCCGCTTTCGAGTTATCTGCTAAAGCTGGATGGAGTGGGGGGATTGGCAGGTTGGCAGTGGCTGTTTGTATCGGAGGGAGTTCCTACGATTCTGCTGGGGATATCGGTGCTGTTTGTGTTGAAGGATGGGCCGTCGAAGGCGGGTTGGCTGCGGCCTGAGGAGCGCACGTGGCTTGAGGGGGAGTTGCAGAGGGATAAGGAGCGGTTTGGGGCATCGACGCACCATAAGCTGCTCGATGCATTTCGATTGCCGGCGCTTTGGGTGCTTGCGGGTGTTTATTTTGTGAGTCAAGTGGGTGTGTACATCGTGAATCTGTGGATGCCGCTTATTCTGCAGAGCTTCTCGCATGGCGGGGAGCGAGATGCGATCTTGATTGCGCGCTACGCGACGTTTCCTTATCTGGCGGCAGCGGTGATGACGGTGGTGGTGGGGTGGAGTTCGGATAGACGGAATGAGAGGCGATGGCATATTGCTGGATGTCTGACGTTGTCGGCGGTGGGGTTTGCGTGGGCAGCGTGGGCGCATGCTTTGGTAGTTGCGTTGTGCGCGATGACGCTGGCGGCGATTGGACTCTGGAGCATGATGGGGCCGTTCTGGACGTTGGCGACGAGCATGCTGAGTGGGACGGCGGCAGCGGGGGCGGTGGCGATCCTGCAGATGATTGGGGGAGTGGGGGGATTTGCGGGACCATATATGACGGGGCGGCTGCGAGATGCGACGCAGAGCTTTACCGGGGGGCTGTATCTGATCAGTGCGATGGCGCTGGGTGCTGCGGGGCTGGCTCTGGTGGCAAGGAGTAAAGAGACTCGGGCGATTGCGGAGAATGAGCACTAG